In Chelonia mydas isolate rCheMyd1 chromosome 18, rCheMyd1.pri.v2, whole genome shotgun sequence, a single genomic region encodes these proteins:
- the CCDC27 gene encoding coiled-coil domain-containing protein 27 isoform X4: protein MNLMTKGFSELQELSSRRQQTPVWKLPSGRSTLSKSAQAVRRYYENQADIKRAGFFESEYEPQVEELQRSFLMRPGCPRFSNRATSTSQLESTLEDIPDLRYNFSTISLSSQLSFEEWSAAFQNTHSLESVTKEAGQLPHSRSLTGLSKWKSFTEGMVSPEQQRGPRESKIPWYIDVIREKERCLLMMGEEIIRLSRCEEECARKDDAISILRDEMENLKKHLELLRRESVITNEKDAASEPVADDRKTKMARLSSSVQDGLGQSSTREDLREEVACLKLKLSYSDKMLDSKIASLSESLMKDQEELWQLEKEYSEMQQKGLRQEDMEKELLSGTEIEVASEEEEENEAEAEEKASLIKLKEFQQMNQELCKELEKAKMNYDMATGTITSLQRQLAFQESQLRRTESEKELLQKELRERGNQLQAMSAKFSSLREERKCEEMMGIIERENYKLRQDIVEQESKLDEKNKLIDDLQSKINQLQAEVMVAQHHVQKQLCDQSEMQSQVEALKHTEQQAKVALECISARFERFRSKIIQATYSTAGAKSPQAEISDEEALEAMQRIISERLDFHQMLKQKGVKVPSLFSTEPANLSSPNSKTNKKSPVK, encoded by the exons ATGAACTTGATGACGAAGGGTTTCAGCGAGCTCCAGGAATTAAGCAGCCGAAGGCAACAGACACCAGTATGGAAGCTTCCCAGCGGTAGATCCACGCTGAGTAAATCGGCTCAAGCAGTCAGACGCTACTATGAGAATCAA GCTGATATCAAACGTGCTGGCTTCTTTGAGTCAGAGTATGAGCCCCAGGTGGAAGAATTACAGAGATCTTTTCTAATGCGCCCTGGATGTCCTAGATTTAGTAACAGAGCAACTTCAACATCCCAGCTCG aaagtaCTTTAGAAGACATTCCTGATTTGCGCTATAATTTCAGTACCATCAGTCTGTCCTCCCAACTCAGCTTTGAAGAGTGGAGTGCTGCCTTTCAGAACACACATTCATTAGAATCAGTCACCAAAG aagctGGCCAGCTCCCACACAGTAGAAGTCTCACTGGACTCTCTAAGTGGAAGAGTTTCACAGAAGGAATGGTTTCACCTGAACAACAAAGAGGACCTAGAGAGAGTAAAATCCCATGGTACATTGATGTAATCCGTGAGAAG GAACGATGCTTGTTGATGATGGGAGAAGAGATTATTCGTCTTTCAAGATGTGAGGAGGAATGTGCAAGGAAGGATGATgcaatctctatccttagagatGAGATGGAGAATCTGAAGAAGCATCTGGAGCTGCTCAGGAGGGAAAGTGTCATCACAAACGAG AAAGATGCAGCCTCAGAACCTGTAGCTGACGACAGAAAGACAAAGATGGCTAGGCTAAGCAGCTCAGTGCAGGATGGCTTAGGACAAAGCAGCACTAGAGAAGATTTGAGAGAGGAGGtggcatgcttaaaattaaaactaAGCTACTCTGATAAAATGCTGGACTCCAAGATTGCTAGCCTGTCTGAGTCCTTGATGAAAGACCAGGAGGAACTATGGCAACTGGAAAAGGAG TATTCAGAAATGCAGCAAAAGGGCTTGAGACAGGAGGACATGGAAAAAGAGCTTCTCAGTGGTACAGAGATTGAAGTGGCttctgaagaggaggaggagaatgaggcaGAGGCAGAAGAGAAAGCATCCCTGATCAAGCTCAAAGAATTCCAGCAAATGAACCAAGAACTCTGTAAAGAACTGGAAAAAGCAAAGATGAACTATGACATGGCCACAG GTACCATCACTTCCTTGCAAAGGCAGCTGGCTTTCCAGGAGTCACAGCTGCGGAGAACTGAGTCTGAAAAGGAATTGCTACAGAAGGAGCTTAGAGAACGGGGAAATCAACTACAAGCTATGTCTGCCAAG TTTTCCAGCCTTCGAGAAGAACGGAAGTGTGAAGAAATGATGGGAAtaatagagagagaaaattacAAACTCCGACAG GACATTGTGGAACAAGAATCCAAACTGGATGAGAAAAACAAACTGATTGATGATTTGCAGAGCAAGATCAACCAGCTCCAGGCAGAGGTTATGGTAGCCCAGCACCATGTGCAGAAGCAGCTGTGTGACCAAAGTGAGATGCAGAGCCAAGTCGAGGCCTTGAAGCACACTGAGCAGCAGGCCAAAGTTGCACTGGAGTGCATCAGTGCCAGG tttgAAAGATTTCGAAGCAAAATAATTCAGGCGACATACAGCACTGCAGGCGCCAAATCCCCCCAAGCTGAAATTAGCGATGAGGAGGCACTAGAGGCTATGCAG AGAATAATTAGTGAGCGGCTGGATTTTCATCAGATGCTGAAACAGAAGGGTGTGAAGGTCCCGTCTCTCTTCAGCACTGAGCCAGCAAATCTGTCCTCTCCTAATTCTAAGACCAACAAAAAGAGTCCTGTGAAATAG
- the CCDC27 gene encoding coiled-coil domain-containing protein 27 isoform X3, producing MNLMTKGFSELQELSSRRQQTPVWKLPSGRSTLSKSAQAVRRYYENQADIKRAGFFESEYEPQVEELQRSFLMRPGCPRFSNRATSTSQLESTLEDIPDLRYNFSTISLSSQLSFEEWSAAFQNTHSLESVTKEAGQLPHSRSLTGLSKWKSFTEGMVSPEQQRGPRESKIPWYIDVIREKERCLLMMGEEIIRLSRCEEECARKDDAISILRDEMENLKKHLELLRRESVITNEYSEMQQKGLRQEDMEKELLSGTEIEVASEEEEENEAEAEEKASLIKLKEFQQMNQELCKELEKAKMNYDMATGTITSLQRQLAFQESQLRRTESEKELLQKELRERGNQLQAMSAKFSSLREERKCEEMMGIIERENYKLRQDIVEQESKLDEKNKLIDDLQSKINQLQAEVMVAQHHVQKQLCDQSEMQSQVEALKHTEQQAKVALECISARFERFRSKIIQATYSTAGAKSPQAEISDEEALEAMQVCDSVWNDASAWTPELGTCREVRGEGKI from the exons ATGAACTTGATGACGAAGGGTTTCAGCGAGCTCCAGGAATTAAGCAGCCGAAGGCAACAGACACCAGTATGGAAGCTTCCCAGCGGTAGATCCACGCTGAGTAAATCGGCTCAAGCAGTCAGACGCTACTATGAGAATCAA GCTGATATCAAACGTGCTGGCTTCTTTGAGTCAGAGTATGAGCCCCAGGTGGAAGAATTACAGAGATCTTTTCTAATGCGCCCTGGATGTCCTAGATTTAGTAACAGAGCAACTTCAACATCCCAGCTCG aaagtaCTTTAGAAGACATTCCTGATTTGCGCTATAATTTCAGTACCATCAGTCTGTCCTCCCAACTCAGCTTTGAAGAGTGGAGTGCTGCCTTTCAGAACACACATTCATTAGAATCAGTCACCAAAG aagctGGCCAGCTCCCACACAGTAGAAGTCTCACTGGACTCTCTAAGTGGAAGAGTTTCACAGAAGGAATGGTTTCACCTGAACAACAAAGAGGACCTAGAGAGAGTAAAATCCCATGGTACATTGATGTAATCCGTGAGAAG GAACGATGCTTGTTGATGATGGGAGAAGAGATTATTCGTCTTTCAAGATGTGAGGAGGAATGTGCAAGGAAGGATGATgcaatctctatccttagagatGAGATGGAGAATCTGAAGAAGCATCTGGAGCTGCTCAGGAGGGAAAGTGTCATCACAAACGAG TATTCAGAAATGCAGCAAAAGGGCTTGAGACAGGAGGACATGGAAAAAGAGCTTCTCAGTGGTACAGAGATTGAAGTGGCttctgaagaggaggaggagaatgaggcaGAGGCAGAAGAGAAAGCATCCCTGATCAAGCTCAAAGAATTCCAGCAAATGAACCAAGAACTCTGTAAAGAACTGGAAAAAGCAAAGATGAACTATGACATGGCCACAG GTACCATCACTTCCTTGCAAAGGCAGCTGGCTTTCCAGGAGTCACAGCTGCGGAGAACTGAGTCTGAAAAGGAATTGCTACAGAAGGAGCTTAGAGAACGGGGAAATCAACTACAAGCTATGTCTGCCAAG TTTTCCAGCCTTCGAGAAGAACGGAAGTGTGAAGAAATGATGGGAAtaatagagagagaaaattacAAACTCCGACAG GACATTGTGGAACAAGAATCCAAACTGGATGAGAAAAACAAACTGATTGATGATTTGCAGAGCAAGATCAACCAGCTCCAGGCAGAGGTTATGGTAGCCCAGCACCATGTGCAGAAGCAGCTGTGTGACCAAAGTGAGATGCAGAGCCAAGTCGAGGCCTTGAAGCACACTGAGCAGCAGGCCAAAGTTGCACTGGAGTGCATCAGTGCCAGG tttgAAAGATTTCGAAGCAAAATAATTCAGGCGACATACAGCACTGCAGGCGCCAAATCCCCCCAAGCTGAAATTAGCGATGAGGAGGCACTAGAGGCTATGCAGGTATGTGATTCAGTGTGGAATGATGCTTCTGCTTGGACCCCTGAGCTGGGGACCTGcagagaggtgaggggagaaggaaaaatTTAA
- the CCDC27 gene encoding coiled-coil domain-containing protein 27 isoform X1, with protein sequence MNLMTKGFSELQELSSRRQQTPVWKLPSGRSTLSKSAQAVRRYYENQADIKRAGFFESEYEPQVEELQRSFLMRPGCPRFSNRATSTSQLESTLEDIPDLRYNFSTISLSSQLSFEEWSAAFQNTHSLESVTKEAGQLPHSRSLTGLSKWKSFTEGMVSPEQQRGPRESKIPWYIDVIREKERCLLMMGEEIIRLSRCEEECARKDDAISILRDEMENLKKHLELLRRESVITNEYSEMQQKGLRQEDMEKELLSGTEIEVASEEEEENEAEAEEKASLIKLKEFQQMNQELCKELEKAKMNYDMATGTITSLQRQLAFQESQLRRTESEKELLQKELRERGNQLQAMSAKFSSLREERKCEEMMGIIERENYKLRQDIVEQESKLDEKNKLIDDLQSKINQLQAEVMVAQHHVQKQLCDQSEMQSQVEALKHTEQQAKVALECISARVKTASFTAGLSPEGGTPANENKGPSLVRAILRHNHWVDCMGLPLAPQLQQLEWRVWQFTVHLLPKLSRAAWAPVLARGFCFSYGSYGIPRKRDTEVSEQNSYNAKLLSEFYPTASQPIWGFPLSQIQQ encoded by the exons ATGAACTTGATGACGAAGGGTTTCAGCGAGCTCCAGGAATTAAGCAGCCGAAGGCAACAGACACCAGTATGGAAGCTTCCCAGCGGTAGATCCACGCTGAGTAAATCGGCTCAAGCAGTCAGACGCTACTATGAGAATCAA GCTGATATCAAACGTGCTGGCTTCTTTGAGTCAGAGTATGAGCCCCAGGTGGAAGAATTACAGAGATCTTTTCTAATGCGCCCTGGATGTCCTAGATTTAGTAACAGAGCAACTTCAACATCCCAGCTCG aaagtaCTTTAGAAGACATTCCTGATTTGCGCTATAATTTCAGTACCATCAGTCTGTCCTCCCAACTCAGCTTTGAAGAGTGGAGTGCTGCCTTTCAGAACACACATTCATTAGAATCAGTCACCAAAG aagctGGCCAGCTCCCACACAGTAGAAGTCTCACTGGACTCTCTAAGTGGAAGAGTTTCACAGAAGGAATGGTTTCACCTGAACAACAAAGAGGACCTAGAGAGAGTAAAATCCCATGGTACATTGATGTAATCCGTGAGAAG GAACGATGCTTGTTGATGATGGGAGAAGAGATTATTCGTCTTTCAAGATGTGAGGAGGAATGTGCAAGGAAGGATGATgcaatctctatccttagagatGAGATGGAGAATCTGAAGAAGCATCTGGAGCTGCTCAGGAGGGAAAGTGTCATCACAAACGAG TATTCAGAAATGCAGCAAAAGGGCTTGAGACAGGAGGACATGGAAAAAGAGCTTCTCAGTGGTACAGAGATTGAAGTGGCttctgaagaggaggaggagaatgaggcaGAGGCAGAAGAGAAAGCATCCCTGATCAAGCTCAAAGAATTCCAGCAAATGAACCAAGAACTCTGTAAAGAACTGGAAAAAGCAAAGATGAACTATGACATGGCCACAG GTACCATCACTTCCTTGCAAAGGCAGCTGGCTTTCCAGGAGTCACAGCTGCGGAGAACTGAGTCTGAAAAGGAATTGCTACAGAAGGAGCTTAGAGAACGGGGAAATCAACTACAAGCTATGTCTGCCAAG TTTTCCAGCCTTCGAGAAGAACGGAAGTGTGAAGAAATGATGGGAAtaatagagagagaaaattacAAACTCCGACAG GACATTGTGGAACAAGAATCCAAACTGGATGAGAAAAACAAACTGATTGATGATTTGCAGAGCAAGATCAACCAGCTCCAGGCAGAGGTTATGGTAGCCCAGCACCATGTGCAGAAGCAGCTGTGTGACCAAAGTGAGATGCAGAGCCAAGTCGAGGCCTTGAAGCACACTGAGCAGCAGGCCAAAGTTGCACTGGAGTGCATCAGTGCCAGGGTAAAGACAGCCTCCTTCACTGCGGGCCTCTCCCCTGAGGGAGGGACTCCAGCTAACGAGAACAAAGGCCCCAGTTTAGTCAGGGCCATCCTTAGACACAATCACTGGGTGGACTGCATGGGACTCCCTTTGGCACCTCAGCTCCAGCAGCTGGAATGGAGGGTCTGGCAGTTCACAGTCCACTTGCTCCCCAAACTTTCCCGGGCGGCTTGGGCTCCTGTGCTTGCCAGGGGCTTTTGTTTCAGTTATGGGTCTTATGGGATACCAAGAAAAAGAGACACCGAGGTTTCAGAGCAGAATAGTTACAATGCCAAACTTCTTTCTGAATTTTATCCCACAGCCTCCCAACCCATCTGGGGATTCCCCCTCTCTCAAATACAGCAATAG
- the CCDC27 gene encoding coiled-coil domain-containing protein 27 isoform X2, translating to MNLMTKGFSELQELSSRRQQTPVWKLPSGRSTLSKSAQAVRRYYENQADIKRAGFFESEYEPQVEELQRSFLMRPGCPRFSNRATSTSQLESTLEDIPDLRYNFSTISLSSQLSFEEWSAAFQNTHSLESVTKEAGQLPHSRSLTGLSKWKSFTEGMVSPEQQRGPRESKIPWYIDVIREKERCLLMMGEEIIRLSRCEEECARKDDAISILRDEMENLKKHLELLRRESVITNEYSEMQQKGLRQEDMEKELLSGTEIEVASEEEEENEAEAEEKASLIKLKEFQQMNQELCKELEKAKMNYDMATGTITSLQRQLAFQESQLRRTESEKELLQKELRERGNQLQAMSAKFSSLREERKCEEMMGIIERENYKLRQDIVEQESKLDEKNKLIDDLQSKINQLQAEVMVAQHHVQKQLCDQSEMQSQVEALKHTEQQAKVALECISARFERFRSKIIQATYSTAGAKSPQAEISDEEALEAMQRIISERLDFHQMLKQKGVKVPSLFSTEPANLSSPNSKTNKKSPVK from the exons ATGAACTTGATGACGAAGGGTTTCAGCGAGCTCCAGGAATTAAGCAGCCGAAGGCAACAGACACCAGTATGGAAGCTTCCCAGCGGTAGATCCACGCTGAGTAAATCGGCTCAAGCAGTCAGACGCTACTATGAGAATCAA GCTGATATCAAACGTGCTGGCTTCTTTGAGTCAGAGTATGAGCCCCAGGTGGAAGAATTACAGAGATCTTTTCTAATGCGCCCTGGATGTCCTAGATTTAGTAACAGAGCAACTTCAACATCCCAGCTCG aaagtaCTTTAGAAGACATTCCTGATTTGCGCTATAATTTCAGTACCATCAGTCTGTCCTCCCAACTCAGCTTTGAAGAGTGGAGTGCTGCCTTTCAGAACACACATTCATTAGAATCAGTCACCAAAG aagctGGCCAGCTCCCACACAGTAGAAGTCTCACTGGACTCTCTAAGTGGAAGAGTTTCACAGAAGGAATGGTTTCACCTGAACAACAAAGAGGACCTAGAGAGAGTAAAATCCCATGGTACATTGATGTAATCCGTGAGAAG GAACGATGCTTGTTGATGATGGGAGAAGAGATTATTCGTCTTTCAAGATGTGAGGAGGAATGTGCAAGGAAGGATGATgcaatctctatccttagagatGAGATGGAGAATCTGAAGAAGCATCTGGAGCTGCTCAGGAGGGAAAGTGTCATCACAAACGAG TATTCAGAAATGCAGCAAAAGGGCTTGAGACAGGAGGACATGGAAAAAGAGCTTCTCAGTGGTACAGAGATTGAAGTGGCttctgaagaggaggaggagaatgaggcaGAGGCAGAAGAGAAAGCATCCCTGATCAAGCTCAAAGAATTCCAGCAAATGAACCAAGAACTCTGTAAAGAACTGGAAAAAGCAAAGATGAACTATGACATGGCCACAG GTACCATCACTTCCTTGCAAAGGCAGCTGGCTTTCCAGGAGTCACAGCTGCGGAGAACTGAGTCTGAAAAGGAATTGCTACAGAAGGAGCTTAGAGAACGGGGAAATCAACTACAAGCTATGTCTGCCAAG TTTTCCAGCCTTCGAGAAGAACGGAAGTGTGAAGAAATGATGGGAAtaatagagagagaaaattacAAACTCCGACAG GACATTGTGGAACAAGAATCCAAACTGGATGAGAAAAACAAACTGATTGATGATTTGCAGAGCAAGATCAACCAGCTCCAGGCAGAGGTTATGGTAGCCCAGCACCATGTGCAGAAGCAGCTGTGTGACCAAAGTGAGATGCAGAGCCAAGTCGAGGCCTTGAAGCACACTGAGCAGCAGGCCAAAGTTGCACTGGAGTGCATCAGTGCCAGG tttgAAAGATTTCGAAGCAAAATAATTCAGGCGACATACAGCACTGCAGGCGCCAAATCCCCCCAAGCTGAAATTAGCGATGAGGAGGCACTAGAGGCTATGCAG AGAATAATTAGTGAGCGGCTGGATTTTCATCAGATGCTGAAACAGAAGGGTGTGAAGGTCCCGTCTCTCTTCAGCACTGAGCCAGCAAATCTGTCCTCTCCTAATTCTAAGACCAACAAAAAGAGTCCTGTGAAATAG